One Sylvia atricapilla isolate bSylAtr1 chromosome 24, bSylAtr1.pri, whole genome shotgun sequence genomic window carries:
- the MATN1 gene encoding LOW QUALITY PROTEIN: cartilage matrix protein (The sequence of the model RefSeq protein was modified relative to this genomic sequence to represent the inferred CDS: inserted 2 bases in 1 codon; deleted 3 bases in 2 codons), whose protein sequence is MARICCALLLSLLLLVHSRAAGGAPPQPRGTLCRTKPTDLVFILDSSRSVRPHEFEKIKVFVSRVIEALDVGPNATRVGVINYASAVRSELSLRGPQSKAALLQAVRRIQPLSTGTMTGLAIQFAVSRAFSAAEGGRDGTPNFKKVAIVVTDGRPQDGVQDVSARARAAGIEIFAIGVGRVDMGTLRQMASEPLDEHVDYVESYSVIEKLTHKFQEAFCVVSDLCATGDHDCEQVCVSTPGTYRCAWQDGFSLNSDGRTCTACNGGLGSALDLVFLIDGSKSVRPENFELVKKFITKSWILWRCADKQAQVGLVQYSSSVRQEFPLGQFKSKKDIKAAVKKMSYMEKGPXDRPALKYLVDSSSPSSTEPGPGPKVGIVFTDGRSQDYISDAAKKAKDSESLELLSVAQVNLVCQELV, encoded by the exons ATGGCCAGGATCTGCTGTGCGCTGCTGCtgtcgctgctgctgctggtgcacaGCCGGGCCGCCGGCGGGGCCCCTCCGCAGCCCCGCG GCACCCTGTGCAGGACCAAGCCCACGGACCTGGTGTTCATCCTTGACAGCTCTCGCAGCGTGCGGCCGCACGAGTTCGAGAAGATCAAGGTGTTCGTGTCGCGGGTGATCGAGGCGCTGGACGTGGGCCCCAACGCCACCCGCGTGGGCGTCATCAACTACGCCAGCGCCGTGCGCAGCGAGCTGTCCCTGCGGGGCCCGCAGAGCAAGGCGGCCCTGCTGCAGGCCGTGCGCAGgatccagcccctctccaccgGCACCATGACCGGCCTGGCCATCCAGTTCGCCGTCAGCCGCGCCTTCAGCGCCGCTGAGGGCGGCAGGGATGGCACACCCAACTTCAAAAAG GTGGCCATCGTGGTGACCGACGGCCGGCCCCAGGACGGGGTGCAGGACGTGTCAGCGCGGGCCAGGGCCGCGGGCATCGAGATCTTCGCCATCGGCGTGGGCAGGGTGGACATGGGCACGCTGAGGCAGATGGCCAGCGAGCCCCTGGATGAGCACGTGGACTACGTGGAGAGCTACAGCGTCATCGAGAAGCTGACCCACAAGTTCCAGGAGGCTTTCTGTG TGGTGTCGGACCTGTGCGCCACGGGAGACCACGACTGCGAGCAGGTGTGTGTCAGCACCCCAGGGACCTACAGGTGTGCCTGGCAG GACGGCTTCAGCCTCAACAGCGACGGCAGGACCTGCACCG CTTGCAATGGTGGCTTGGGGTCTGCTCTGGATCTTGTGTTCCTCATTGACGGCTCCAAGAGTGTGAGGCCTGAGAACTTCGAGCTGGTGAAGAAATTCATCACCAAATCGTGGATTCTCTGGAGGTGTGCGGACAAACAGGCCCAGGTGGGGCTGGTGCAGTATTCCAGCTCCGTCCGGCAGGAGTTC CCCCTGGGGCAGTTCAAGAGCAAGAAGGACAtcaaagcagcagtgaagaaaatgtCCTACATGGAGAAGGGACC TGACAGGCCAGCTCTGAAGTACCTTGTGGACAGCTCCTCTCCATCATCAACGGAGCCCGGCCCGGGTCCCAAGGTGGGCATTGTCTTCACGGATGGGCGCTCACAGGATTACATCTCAGATGCTGCCAAGAAAGCCAAGGACTCAG AGAGCTTGGAGCTCCTCAGTGTGGCGCAGGTGAACCTTGTTTGCCAAGAGCTGGTTTAG